The following proteins are encoded in a genomic region of Sorangiineae bacterium MSr12523:
- a CDS encoding protein kinase, whose translation MGLPQRFGKYTLLRKLATGGMAELFLALQRSVAGFEKLVVIKRILPRVQQDRAFIEMLLHEARVAATLSHPNIVQIFDVGQIDGTYFIAMEHVHGEDIRSIARQMKRKTLPGYTELPLEHALSVMLGVCAGLAYAHEKRDFDGTALNIVHRDISPQNVVVTFSGDIKIVDFGIAKSDRGLRSDTRSGKLKGKVPYMSPEQARGEDIDARSDIFSAGVMLFELTTGKRLFKSSSEYETLKLICEREYPFPSDIVPDYPAELEAIVMRALARDREDRFRTAREMQAALEDFVRREQMIVSPIGLQHFMHSLFADKLVSQKEALLQGKQLAEAIDLQAGDLPSSEKEYFGAHLSAPAASHTVTNAVAPSGRVLPWAFAGVVTLALVVVSGTTFFAKGARPAETTASLPQSVQQPVPQPLPHNAALAAPSMPEPTEAPGAAAVDTPDVQAGSGPQRVAGPAASAPLHTAQEHAPARASAPGKLNVAAAGGWCEVSVDGKSFGPTPVASIELAAGFHRVTCTPAEGKAQSANVRVPPAGTARHRFQL comes from the coding sequence GAGAAGCTCGTGGTCATCAAGCGCATCCTTCCAAGGGTGCAGCAAGATCGCGCCTTCATCGAAATGCTGCTGCACGAGGCTCGGGTCGCGGCCACGCTGTCGCACCCGAACATCGTGCAGATCTTCGATGTAGGTCAGATCGACGGCACGTACTTCATCGCCATGGAGCACGTGCACGGCGAGGACATTCGGTCCATCGCCCGCCAGATGAAGCGAAAGACGCTCCCCGGCTACACCGAGCTTCCGCTGGAGCATGCACTCAGCGTGATGCTCGGTGTCTGCGCCGGTCTAGCGTACGCCCACGAGAAACGTGATTTCGACGGCACCGCACTCAACATCGTGCACCGCGACATCTCGCCGCAAAACGTGGTGGTCACGTTCTCGGGCGACATCAAAATCGTCGACTTCGGCATCGCCAAGAGCGATCGTGGCCTTCGTTCGGACACGAGGAGCGGCAAGCTCAAAGGTAAGGTCCCGTACATGTCCCCCGAGCAGGCTCGGGGCGAGGACATCGACGCCCGGAGCGATATTTTCTCCGCTGGCGTGATGCTCTTCGAGCTGACCACGGGAAAACGCCTCTTCAAGTCCTCGAGCGAGTACGAGACGCTGAAGTTGATCTGCGAGCGCGAGTACCCGTTTCCGTCGGACATCGTGCCGGACTATCCCGCGGAGCTGGAGGCCATCGTCATGCGCGCCCTCGCGCGCGATCGTGAGGACCGGTTCCGCACCGCCCGCGAGATGCAAGCCGCACTGGAAGACTTCGTGCGGCGCGAGCAGATGATCGTGAGCCCGATCGGGCTGCAGCATTTCATGCATTCGCTATTTGCCGACAAGCTGGTCTCGCAGAAAGAGGCGCTGCTTCAGGGCAAACAGCTGGCCGAGGCGATAGACCTGCAGGCCGGAGACCTGCCCTCGAGCGAGAAGGAATACTTCGGCGCGCACCTCAGTGCGCCCGCCGCCTCGCACACCGTGACGAATGCCGTCGCGCCGTCGGGTCGCGTTCTTCCATGGGCCTTTGCCGGCGTCGTCACCTTGGCCCTGGTCGTCGTATCCGGGACGACGTTCTTCGCGAAGGGCGCTAGGCCCGCGGAGACCACCGCGTCCCTGCCGCAGTCCGTCCAGCAGCCTGTCCCGCAGCCTCTCCCGCACAACGCCGCACTGGCCGCGCCCTCGATGCCCGAGCCGACCGAAGCACCCGGAGCGGCCGCCGTGGATACGCCGGACGTGCAGGCCGGCTCGGGGCCGCAGCGCGTTGCGGGTCCAGCGGCTTCGGCACCTCTCCATACTGCTCAGGAGCATGCGCCAGCGCGGGCGAGCGCCCCCGGCAAACTCAACGTCGCTGCCGCGGGCGGTTGGTGCGAGGTTTCCGTCGACGGAAAATCTTTTGGCCCCACTCCCGTGGCCTCCATCGAATTGGCCGCCGGATTTCACCGGGTCACGTGCACGCCGGCGGAGGGCAAGGCCCAGTCAGCCAACGTCCGCGTTCCGCCCGCCGGCACCGCACGCCACCGCTTCCAGTTATGA
- the speA gene encoding biosynthetic arginine decarboxylase: MSRESPPPDTWTNDDAKELYLIDRWGAGYFDVNDDGNMTVAPLQERGRKIALHDVVNDAREQGLRTPLLIRFQDLLHHRVRNLNLAFQAAIAENKYRGVYRGVFPIKVNQLREVVEEILDAGRSFHHGIEVGSKPEIFAGLSVHTDNDSLIVCNGYKDDAYIRMAMIGRKLGKKVILIAEKLSEVRSILRIAAEMNVDPLIGLRVRLSTKGAGRWATSGGEDAKFGLSTSEILAATELMRQAGKTSAFKLIHFHVGSQIPDILIIKRAVREAARHYAKLRKMGHPIEYIDVGGGLAIDYDGSRSTFHSSMNYSVEEYARDIVYNIMDVCDDEKVPHPDIVSESGRATVAHHSVLVIQAFGQIEKVTPGPLNGAHDDHKLVKNLLHTLEHLTTENLGESCHDILQVKEESQKMFDLGLLNLDVKARVETLFWQAAERMQKLASQLDTSEVPDDITELGKQLVDQHICNFSVFQSLLDHWALGGLFPIVPIHRLNERPTQQSTLVDITCDSDGKVSKFIDLSDVRDTLPLHTLDDKPYYLGVFLTGAYQDIMGDIHNLFGRVNEVHVFLDDDEDCGYYLEETIAGNSIREVLSMTQYEAREMVAKLKSQVDAAIKQDRLRPTEGMRLLADFERGLADQTYLSFG; encoded by the coding sequence GTGTCGCGAGAGTCCCCGCCGCCCGACACCTGGACCAATGATGACGCCAAGGAGCTGTACCTCATCGATCGATGGGGGGCCGGCTACTTCGACGTCAACGATGACGGCAACATGACCGTGGCGCCGCTGCAGGAGCGCGGTCGAAAAATCGCCCTGCACGACGTGGTCAACGACGCGCGCGAGCAAGGCCTGCGCACGCCACTGTTGATTCGGTTTCAGGATCTGTTGCACCACCGTGTGCGCAACCTGAATCTCGCGTTCCAGGCCGCCATCGCGGAGAACAAGTACCGCGGCGTCTACCGCGGCGTGTTCCCCATCAAGGTGAACCAGCTGCGCGAGGTCGTGGAGGAGATCCTCGATGCCGGCCGGTCGTTCCACCACGGCATCGAGGTTGGGTCCAAGCCGGAGATATTCGCTGGACTGTCGGTCCACACGGACAACGACTCCCTCATCGTCTGCAACGGCTACAAAGACGATGCGTACATCCGCATGGCGATGATCGGCCGCAAGCTCGGCAAGAAGGTCATCCTCATCGCCGAGAAGCTCTCCGAGGTGCGCTCGATCTTGCGCATTGCGGCGGAGATGAACGTGGATCCACTCATCGGACTGCGCGTGCGCCTCTCGACCAAGGGCGCCGGGCGCTGGGCCACCTCGGGCGGAGAGGATGCGAAGTTCGGCTTGTCCACGTCGGAGATCCTCGCGGCCACGGAGCTGATGAGGCAGGCTGGCAAGACGTCCGCCTTCAAGCTGATTCACTTCCACGTCGGCTCGCAGATCCCGGACATCTTGATCATCAAGCGCGCCGTGCGGGAAGCCGCCCGCCATTACGCCAAGCTCCGCAAAATGGGGCACCCCATCGAGTACATCGACGTGGGCGGCGGCCTGGCCATCGACTACGACGGCTCGCGTTCGACCTTCCATTCCTCGATGAATTATTCGGTCGAGGAGTACGCGCGGGACATCGTCTACAACATCATGGACGTGTGCGACGACGAGAAGGTTCCGCACCCGGACATCGTGTCGGAGTCGGGCCGTGCGACGGTGGCGCACCACTCGGTGTTGGTCATCCAGGCCTTCGGGCAAATCGAGAAAGTGACGCCGGGCCCGCTCAACGGAGCGCACGACGATCACAAGCTGGTGAAGAACCTGCTTCACACCCTCGAGCACCTGACGACGGAGAACCTGGGCGAGTCGTGCCACGACATCCTCCAGGTGAAGGAGGAGTCCCAGAAGATGTTCGATCTGGGTCTGCTCAATCTGGACGTGAAGGCGCGGGTGGAGACGCTCTTCTGGCAGGCGGCCGAGCGGATGCAGAAGCTCGCCTCGCAGCTCGATACGAGCGAGGTGCCGGACGACATCACCGAGTTGGGCAAGCAGCTGGTCGACCAGCACATTTGCAACTTCTCCGTGTTCCAGTCGCTGCTCGATCATTGGGCACTGGGCGGCTTGTTTCCCATCGTGCCGATTCACCGCTTGAACGAGCGGCCGACGCAGCAGAGCACGTTGGTGGACATCACGTGCGACTCCGACGGCAAGGTGTCGAAGTTCATCGACTTGAGCGACGTCCGCGACACGCTGCCGCTGCACACGCTCGACGACAAGCCGTACTACCTGGGGGTCTTCTTGACCGGCGCCTACCAGGACATCATGGGCGACATTCACAACTTGTTCGGCCGCGTCAACGAAGTGCACGTCTTCCTCGATGATGACGAGGATTGCGGCTACTACCTGGAGGAAACCATCGCGGGCAACAGCATCCGCGAGGTCCTCAGCATGACGCAGTACGAAGCGCGCGAAATGGTCGCCAAGTTGAAGTCCCAAGTCGACGCCGCGATCAAGCAGGACCGCCTCCGCCCCACCGAGGGCATGCGCCTGCTCGCCGACTTCGAGCGCGGCCTGGCCGATCAGACGTACCTCAGCTTCGGCTGA
- a CDS encoding tRNA (guanine-N7)-methyltransferase, with protein sequence MSEPRPPRPPRPYADAPRLPEGDHVEAKSLVAGEWLELEIGPGRGVFVFERAAAVPGAGLVGLEVRRKWATIVDQRLAKAGLGPRARIFAEDARHALPRLVPSGAFRRVFLHFPDPWWKKRHAKRLVVQGDVVGEIARVLEPNGELFVQTDVEERAVQYEAQIRACPLLVPFGDTEGSPLLAENPYNAQSPREKRAIADGLPIHRLRFKRVG encoded by the coding sequence ATGTCCGAGCCCCGTCCCCCGCGCCCTCCGCGCCCGTATGCCGATGCTCCCCGCCTTCCCGAAGGCGACCATGTGGAGGCCAAATCCCTGGTGGCCGGCGAGTGGCTCGAGCTCGAAATCGGCCCCGGCCGTGGCGTCTTCGTCTTCGAGCGCGCCGCCGCCGTCCCCGGCGCGGGCCTCGTCGGGCTCGAGGTGCGCCGCAAGTGGGCCACCATCGTGGATCAGCGCCTCGCCAAAGCTGGACTTGGCCCGCGCGCGCGCATCTTCGCCGAGGACGCGCGCCACGCTCTCCCGCGGCTCGTGCCCAGCGGCGCCTTCCGTCGCGTGTTCCTGCACTTCCCCGATCCATGGTGGAAGAAGCGCCACGCGAAGCGCCTGGTGGTCCAGGGCGACGTCGTCGGCGAAATCGCGCGCGTTCTCGAACCGAACGGGGAGCTCTTCGTTCAGACCGACGTCGAAGAGCGCGCCGTGCAGTACGAAGCGCAGATCCGCGCGTGCCCGCTCCTCGTCCCCTTCGGCGACACCGAGGGCAGCCCGCTCCTCGCCGAGAACCCCTACAACGCGCAAAGCCCGCGTGAAAAGCGGGCCATCGCGGACGGTTTGCCGATTCACCGACTTCGCTTCAAGCGCGTCGGCTAG
- a CDS encoding RNA polymerase sigma factor yields MTVLGLPRWTLFAASAEKVAPRERGISGQDVPGEPLVHAALRGDVAAFEQLYRSHVGRVHALCLRLVADRAHAEQLTQDAFVRAWEKLRSFRGESAFATWLRHVTVNVVLEDRRATARRTRRIFSTANDAVLESPSTPRHDDAALDLERALARLPEGPRTVFVLHDVEGYQHQEIGELLGIAEGTSKAHLHRARTLLKEVLR; encoded by the coding sequence ATGACCGTGCTTGGCCTTCCCCGATGGACTCTCTTTGCCGCCTCTGCGGAGAAGGTCGCCCCGCGCGAGCGCGGGATCTCCGGACAGGACGTCCCGGGCGAGCCATTGGTGCATGCCGCGCTTCGCGGGGATGTGGCCGCCTTCGAGCAGCTTTATCGCAGCCACGTCGGGCGCGTGCACGCACTCTGTCTGCGACTCGTCGCCGACAGGGCGCACGCCGAGCAGCTCACGCAGGACGCCTTCGTGCGCGCCTGGGAGAAGCTGCGCAGCTTCCGCGGTGAAAGTGCTTTTGCCACGTGGCTGCGTCACGTCACCGTGAACGTCGTCCTCGAAGACCGACGGGCCACCGCGCGCCGAACGCGGCGCATCTTTTCTACGGCCAACGATGCCGTCTTGGAATCGCCTTCCACGCCACGTCACGACGACGCGGCCCTCGATTTGGAGCGCGCACTCGCGCGCCTTCCCGAAGGGCCGCGCACCGTCTTCGTGCTGCACGACGTGGAGGGCTATCAGCACCAGGAAATCGGTGAGCTCCTCGGCATTGCCGAGGGCACCTCGAAGGCCCACCTGCACCGGGCCCGCACCCTCTTGAAGGAGGTGCTCCGATGA
- a CDS encoding zf-HC2 domain-containing protein: MSTPCDITELELQALADGELAPEPARALEEHARTCTRCSAFLEEERALAARVGALPRAIEPAPEVWRAIESRIEGPRVLKGHARWRIAAGGFALAAAAALAIVASRPATKMPPQQTVASVPAPPSPPSPPPARPSIPENLPEEAPYLAALATLEADFAKGKHALPEATARSVEENLRTIDTAIVTVRTTLENSPDDLDLKSQLSDLYQQKIRVETDVIDLTARI, from the coding sequence ATGAGCACACCCTGCGACATCACGGAGCTGGAGCTCCAAGCGCTGGCCGATGGCGAGCTCGCACCCGAACCGGCACGCGCGCTCGAAGAACACGCCCGCACGTGCACGCGCTGCAGCGCTTTTCTCGAGGAAGAACGCGCCCTCGCCGCGCGCGTGGGTGCTCTGCCGCGCGCCATCGAGCCGGCGCCCGAAGTATGGCGCGCCATCGAGTCACGCATCGAGGGGCCGCGCGTTCTCAAAGGACATGCTCGATGGCGCATCGCCGCGGGAGGATTCGCGCTGGCGGCAGCCGCTGCACTGGCCATCGTGGCGTCGCGCCCCGCGACGAAGATGCCGCCGCAACAGACGGTGGCAAGCGTGCCGGCTCCTCCTTCTCCTCCTTCCCCGCCGCCTGCGCGCCCGTCGATTCCGGAGAATCTCCCGGAGGAAGCCCCCTACCTCGCAGCACTCGCCACCCTGGAGGCGGATTTTGCGAAGGGCAAACACGCCCTGCCCGAGGCCACCGCACGCAGCGTGGAGGAAAACCTCCGAACCATCGACACCGCCATCGTTACCGTGCGCACCACGCTCGAGAACAGCCCGGACGATCTCGATTTGAAATCGCAACTCTCCGACCTTTATCAGCAGAAGATCCGCGTCGAGACCGACGTTATCGATCTTACGGCGAGGATCTAA
- a CDS encoding DUF4097 domain-containing protein, whose amino-acid sequence MHKLLFIASLACLSCGAASVHAQPAPPPPPAAPPAPPAPPAPAPSFHVSAASPKGTVTIDVVGANLNIIGWAKPEVSVKDTSSSTPRIQFSVNGDRTTVRSSSGGALEVRVPAASAVEVRSSSGDVQVRDVTGALRVDTISGAIELAGAPQSIAARTASGDVKVEANTTQTTVRTLSGEIRVRGVRGTASLDSVSGSVALSGSSFARVDIHNTSSDISFDGQLAAQASFEARSTSGDVRLVLPSSTSSSFELRSYSGSIRSQLGGVRTGDKQLDFKVGTGASTVRVQTFSGDIAIDVRK is encoded by the coding sequence ATGCACAAGCTTCTTTTCATCGCATCGCTCGCTTGCCTCTCGTGCGGGGCTGCGTCCGTGCATGCGCAGCCCGCGCCGCCGCCCCCTCCGGCAGCACCGCCTGCGCCGCCTGCACCGCCGGCTCCGGCGCCGTCGTTCCACGTGAGCGCAGCATCGCCGAAGGGCACCGTCACCATCGATGTCGTCGGTGCCAACTTGAACATCATCGGCTGGGCCAAGCCCGAGGTCAGCGTGAAAGACACGTCGAGCTCGACCCCGCGCATTCAATTCAGCGTCAATGGCGATCGCACCACCGTGCGCTCCAGCAGCGGCGGTGCCCTCGAGGTACGCGTGCCCGCGGCCAGCGCCGTCGAGGTACGCAGCTCGAGCGGCGACGTGCAAGTGCGCGACGTGACCGGTGCGCTGCGCGTGGACACCATCTCGGGCGCCATCGAGCTCGCCGGCGCGCCGCAGTCGATTGCCGCACGCACGGCGAGCGGCGACGTCAAAGTCGAGGCCAACACCACGCAAACCACCGTACGCACGCTCAGCGGCGAAATCCGCGTGCGCGGCGTCCGAGGCACCGCGTCGCTCGACAGCGTGAGCGGTTCCGTGGCCCTGAGCGGGAGCTCCTTCGCGCGGGTCGACATCCACAACACGTCCAGCGACATCTCGTTCGATGGACAGCTCGCCGCGCAAGCCTCCTTCGAGGCGCGCAGCACCAGCGGAGACGTACGGCTCGTCTTGCCGTCGTCCACCAGCAGCAGCTTCGAACTTCGAAGCTACAGCGGATCCATCCGCAGCCAACTCGGCGGCGTACGTACGGGCGACAAGCAGCTCGACTTCAAAGTCGGCACGGGGGCATCGACCGTACGCGTTCAGACCTTCAGCGGCGACATCGCCATCGACGTTCGCAAATAG
- a CDS encoding nucleotidyltransferase domain-containing protein gives MMPIHREAADRIVAELSNDSRIAGIGVGGSWLTGMDRYSDIDFVVAVYPEHEEAVSAERTAMAERCGPLLAAFTGEHVGEPRLLICLYGPPVLHVDLKFVSLNALGERVEDPAILWQRGEDMSRAMNGTEARYPYPDLQWIEDRFWVWVHYGALKIGRGELFEVIDFIGYLRTQVLGPLLLVRLGKRPTGVRRIEEASSEAVAALEKTLCGHDRASCGKALRAAIELYRELRRGRGIAQREAAELAATSYLDEVL, from the coding sequence ATGATGCCGATTCATCGTGAGGCCGCGGACCGCATCGTCGCGGAACTGTCCAACGATTCACGAATTGCGGGGATCGGCGTCGGCGGTTCGTGGCTCACGGGAATGGATCGCTATTCGGACATCGACTTCGTCGTGGCCGTCTATCCCGAGCACGAAGAGGCGGTGAGCGCCGAGCGCACGGCCATGGCCGAGCGGTGTGGCCCGCTGCTCGCGGCGTTCACCGGCGAGCACGTGGGCGAGCCGCGCCTGCTCATCTGCCTGTACGGGCCGCCCGTGCTCCACGTGGATCTGAAGTTCGTCTCGTTGAATGCCCTCGGCGAGCGCGTCGAGGATCCCGCTATTCTTTGGCAGCGCGGCGAGGACATGTCCCGCGCGATGAACGGCACGGAGGCGCGCTATCCGTATCCCGATCTGCAGTGGATCGAGGATCGCTTTTGGGTCTGGGTGCACTACGGCGCCTTGAAAATTGGGCGCGGTGAATTGTTCGAGGTGATCGACTTCATCGGCTACCTGCGCACCCAGGTGCTCGGTCCTCTGTTGTTGGTGCGCCTCGGCAAACGGCCGACGGGCGTTCGCCGCATCGAGGAAGCCTCGTCCGAGGCGGTGGCCGCGCTGGAAAAGACGCTGTGTGGGCACGACCGCGCCTCGTGCGGCAAGGCGCTGCGCGCAGCCATCGAGCTGTACCGAGAGCTGCGACGCGGCCGCGGAATCGCCCAGCGCGAGGCAGCCGAGCTCGCGGCCACCTCGTACCTGGACGAAGTTCTTTGA
- a CDS encoding barstar family protein, which produces MSTAVWTLRGEDAANGLFIGMLRGRRMRRREGLFEQFGALLQFPDYFGENWDAFLDCMRDLAWLRTDGVVLVVLDAVQVLADVEPNELDIFIDVLSDAAESCADSEMPFHVVLQATVEQAPELQRRLAALGREIPLLNL; this is translated from the coding sequence ATGAGCACCGCCGTATGGACATTGCGTGGCGAGGACGCTGCGAATGGCCTCTTCATCGGTATGCTCCGTGGAAGGCGCATGCGGCGGCGTGAAGGCCTTTTCGAGCAATTTGGCGCGCTGTTGCAGTTTCCCGATTACTTCGGTGAAAATTGGGACGCGTTTCTCGATTGCATGCGCGATCTCGCGTGGCTTCGCACGGACGGGGTGGTGCTCGTCGTGCTGGATGCGGTGCAGGTGTTGGCCGACGTCGAGCCGAACGAACTCGATATTTTCATCGACGTGCTGTCCGATGCCGCGGAGTCGTGTGCCGATTCCGAAATGCCCTTTCACGTGGTGCTACAAGCCACGGTCGAGCAAGCTCCGGAACTCCAACGACGGCTCGCTGCGCTTGGTCGCGAGATCCCGCTGCTGAACCTTTAG
- a CDS encoding Hint domain-containing protein: MNRMQSLVRAPSAHRRWPFLAGITRLLPDRRGVSAIEYALLLVAVLLVVAAGYRALGGKNAKTANNATAVLMGGEAAPVGGGGGATPGGGDNSRDVVCDGRSCGSPGACFVAGTLVATPDGDRPIESLKVGDRVLARSEWGDATEVRPIAQTFVRQAPSLVDVHVVTLDDTRERVRSTPEHLYYTRDRGWLGAGDLVAGETLLDRAGREVQVTKVVPIAQEAVVYNLEVEADHTYFVGRSSVWVHNQPCGTGGTGGTGGTGGTAGTAAPPPVTGPVTGPVTTTPSTASTGHPASVGGSPVTVPSSVTNQASHMGGGVVSNVKVGKKKFDVYYTDPAGNNYVGGGTFKNKAGTLPTADASGNPITYKEYDTNSFTPGVNRGTERVVIGSDGTKWYTNDHYTSFTRF, from the coding sequence ATGAATCGCATGCAGAGCCTGGTGCGCGCGCCGTCGGCCCATCGCCGCTGGCCATTTCTCGCGGGAATCACGCGCCTCCTTCCGGACCGGCGCGGTGTCTCTGCCATTGAATACGCGCTGCTTCTCGTCGCGGTTTTGCTGGTGGTGGCCGCAGGCTACCGTGCGCTCGGCGGGAAGAACGCAAAGACCGCCAACAACGCGACGGCCGTTCTCATGGGCGGGGAGGCGGCGCCCGTCGGCGGTGGCGGTGGCGCAACACCGGGGGGTGGCGACAACTCGCGGGACGTCGTGTGCGATGGCCGCTCCTGCGGCTCGCCGGGCGCGTGCTTCGTGGCGGGCACCTTGGTGGCGACCCCGGATGGCGACCGCCCGATTGAGAGCCTGAAGGTCGGCGATCGCGTTCTCGCCCGCAGCGAATGGGGCGACGCAACGGAGGTGCGCCCCATCGCGCAGACGTTCGTGCGGCAGGCGCCCTCGCTGGTCGACGTGCACGTCGTCACGCTCGACGATACCCGCGAGCGCGTCCGCTCGACGCCGGAACACTTGTATTACACACGCGATCGCGGATGGCTCGGCGCCGGCGATCTCGTGGCCGGTGAGACGCTGCTCGATCGGGCCGGTCGCGAAGTGCAGGTGACGAAGGTCGTTCCCATCGCGCAAGAGGCGGTGGTCTACAACCTCGAGGTCGAGGCGGATCACACGTATTTCGTGGGCCGTAGTTCGGTATGGGTCCACAATCAGCCGTGCGGCACAGGCGGGACAGGCGGGACAGGCGGCACGGGCGGGACCGCGGGAACGGCCGCCCCGCCTCCCGTGACGGGACCTGTCACCGGGCCCGTTACGACCACGCCGTCCACCGCTTCCACCGGACATCCGGCATCGGTGGGCGGATCGCCGGTGACCGTTCCCAGCAGCGTGACCAATCAAGCGTCGCACATGGGTGGGGGCGTGGTCAGCAACGTCAAAGTCGGCAAGAAGAAGTTCGACGTCTATTACACGGACCCTGCAGGCAACAATTACGTGGGCGGGGGCACGTTCAAGAACAAGGCGGGAACGCTTCCTACGGCGGATGCCTCGGGCAATCCCATCACGTACAAGGAATACGATACGAATTCGTTCACCCCTGGCGTGAATCGGGGGACCGAGCGCGTGGTCATCGGAAGCGACGGTACGAAGTGGTACACCAATGATCACTACACGAGCTTCACACGATTCTAA
- a CDS encoding right-handed parallel beta-helix repeat-containing protein, with amino-acid sequence MTFRFIRPTHLLAFALLGCGSTSNAINDTGNDASLRNPEEGPVVYLSQQGNDDNDGLTAATAKRTWNAAIEAVGPGGTVYLSGRYYNERIVIWASGEQGRPVTLRPDPNNRGFIDGGKSNPQGTWRDDNLIRVTGHDIVWDGIEIFNSPWNAIGFDDEAARGVIRRTKIHDVYMQPVSVSADDFLAEDNEIHDSELSNVNNSKLEGVAGTGIGSGWKFDIGGRTKNFTTRRNKIWNNWGENISAFHCDGFVISDNDISPVTAVGIYTDNAANGVVERNFVHDGEGRALAFASEPYGYANIKDPPHDIVWRNNITRSVGPVVFIRDGRKTYYNLHFVGNTFYDTEFYADKGDEGGVRGNEFVDNILDGNFHLLDMPGWSIHHNDWVRGNAQGSNALTVAPGFVNPNAGTPEGLKISASSPLRGAGAAHANLTADYWGASRPSPPSIGAHDSP; translated from the coding sequence ATGACTTTTCGATTCATCCGACCTACGCACCTGCTCGCGTTTGCGCTGCTGGGATGCGGCTCCACCTCCAATGCGATCAACGACACGGGCAACGATGCCTCGCTCCGGAATCCGGAAGAGGGCCCCGTCGTGTACCTGTCGCAGCAGGGCAACGACGACAACGACGGCCTCACCGCGGCGACGGCGAAGCGAACGTGGAACGCCGCCATCGAGGCGGTGGGACCCGGCGGGACGGTGTACCTCTCGGGGCGCTATTACAACGAGCGCATCGTGATTTGGGCATCCGGCGAGCAAGGAAGGCCGGTCACCTTGAGGCCCGACCCGAACAATCGCGGCTTCATCGACGGCGGCAAGTCCAACCCGCAGGGCACGTGGCGCGACGACAATTTGATTCGCGTGACCGGGCACGACATCGTGTGGGATGGAATCGAGATCTTCAACAGCCCTTGGAATGCGATCGGCTTCGACGACGAGGCGGCGCGCGGTGTGATTCGCCGCACGAAGATACACGATGTTTATATGCAGCCCGTGAGTGTCTCGGCCGACGACTTCCTCGCCGAGGACAACGAGATTCACGATTCCGAGCTATCCAACGTGAACAATTCCAAGCTCGAGGGCGTGGCGGGGACGGGCATCGGCTCCGGATGGAAGTTCGATATCGGGGGCCGTACGAAGAATTTTACGACGCGGCGAAACAAGATTTGGAACAACTGGGGCGAGAACATCAGCGCGTTTCACTGCGATGGCTTCGTCATTTCGGACAACGACATTTCACCGGTGACGGCCGTCGGTATTTACACGGACAACGCAGCCAACGGCGTGGTCGAGCGCAATTTCGTTCATGATGGGGAGGGGCGAGCGCTCGCCTTTGCCTCCGAGCCGTATGGATATGCGAACATCAAAGACCCGCCGCATGACATCGTCTGGCGGAACAACATCACGCGGAGCGTGGGGCCGGTGGTGTTCATCCGCGATGGGCGGAAGACGTATTACAATCTGCACTTCGTCGGGAATACGTTTTACGATACGGAATTCTACGCCGACAAAGGCGATGAGGGTGGGGTTCGAGGAAACGAGTTCGTCGACAACATCCTCGATGGGAATTTTCACCTTCTCGACATGCCGGGGTGGTCCATCCATCACAACGATTGGGTGCGCGGCAATGCGCAGGGCTCGAATGCCCTCACGGTTGCGCCGGGCTTCGTGAACCCGAATGCGGGGACGCCGGAAGGGTTGAAGATAAGTGCGTCCTCGCCGCTGCGCGGTGCGGGTGCGGCCCATGCGAATCTGACCGCCGATTACTGGGGCGCAAGTCGCCCGTCGCCGCCGTCCATCGGCGCGCACGACTCGCCGTAA